In Streptomyces sp. NBC_01707, a genomic segment contains:
- a CDS encoding DUF4190 domain-containing protein — MSQFTQPPQSPQPQQPYAPARTPGLRPARNGLGIAALILGIIGAVSGLIPFLFWLAGILGVIALILGLVGRGRVKRGEATNKGATTFGAVLGLIALILSVVGAVITFKAVGDAVDELDKAVSDTTATAAPKAGGTGSGKDKGKDSGGKPDAGKALEAGDSAVYDDDLTVTVGGATSYTPDSYAAGHTKGNKAYRIAVVIENAGKEKFDSALVSVEARAGKDGVDAEQIFDGKVGEGFSGTVLPGKKVTVQFAFDAPADAKNLTVEVNPGFTYDATQWDLKL; from the coding sequence ATGTCCCAGTTCACGCAGCCGCCGCAGTCCCCGCAGCCCCAGCAGCCGTACGCCCCGGCCCGGACGCCGGGCCTCCGCCCGGCCCGCAACGGCCTCGGCATCGCGGCACTGATCCTCGGCATCATCGGCGCCGTCTCCGGCCTGATCCCGTTCCTCTTCTGGCTGGCGGGCATCCTCGGCGTCATCGCCCTGATCCTCGGCCTGGTCGGCCGGGGCCGGGTCAAGCGCGGCGAGGCCACCAACAAGGGCGCGACCACGTTCGGCGCCGTCCTCGGTCTGATCGCGCTGATCCTCTCGGTGGTCGGCGCGGTGATCACGTTCAAGGCGGTGGGCGACGCGGTGGACGAGCTCGACAAGGCGGTGTCGGACACCACGGCCACCGCCGCGCCGAAGGCCGGCGGCACGGGCTCCGGAAAGGACAAGGGCAAGGATTCCGGCGGCAAGCCGGACGCCGGCAAGGCGCTGGAGGCCGGTGACTCGGCCGTCTACGACGACGATCTGACGGTCACGGTCGGCGGCGCGACCTCGTACACCCCCGACTCGTACGCCGCCGGTCACACGAAGGGCAACAAGGCGTACCGGATCGCCGTGGTCATCGAGAACGCGGGCAAGGAGAAGTTCGACTCGGCGCTCGTCAGCGTCGAGGCGCGGGCCGGCAAGGACGGCGTGGACGCCGAGCAGATCTTCGACGGCAAGGTCGGCGAGGGCTTCAGCGGCACGGTCCTGCCGGGCAAGAAGGTCACCGTCCAGTTCGCCTTCGACGCCCCGGCGGACGCCAAGAACCTGACCGTCGAGGTCAACCCCGGCTTCACGTACGACGCCACCCAGTGGGACCTGAAGCTCTAG
- a CDS encoding N-6 DNA methylase, with product MPENSTEVTAAGIARLAGVGRAAVSNWRRRHADFPKPVGGTETSPSFALPEVEQWLRDQGKLAEIPLRERVWQQLAGHPAGAVPALVHAGCALLLVRDRPTAWLEITAVSDERMATVLHLALTDLLAARFGPVAESGDGSGGGPSGCVRAVHTPTADELLPSVPLLRATAELAAGIGARQAFEFLLGRQLDANPRQFTLTPPDLAELMAALVETGSRSARTVLDPATGTGALLRALSRPTALYGQDADPDLAALTALRLALNSTVESCTVAVRTGDTLRADAFPRLAVDAVLCHPPFNERNWGHDELAYDPRWEYGFPARTESELAWVQHALAHLREGGTAVLLMPPAAASRRSGRRIRADLLRRGALRAVVALPAGAAPPYGIPLHLWVLRKPGAGVRPSPELLLVDTAEPAEPAAATAAATASGGRDRLDWQAVRSAVLDAWEPFDRAERTGPESDASLGRTGPDRPGVSRVVPVIELLDDDVDLAPARHLPPPTAAGGSAELTRVRDRLTETLRLTATLTPPLADLSDPARWPLTTVGELARAGALQLRTGGSGTGPGPVLTEYDVLGSTAPSGTLPATTDGPPEEPVLVEPGDVVVPVLGGGTVARVIDEATAGAALGRNLQLLRPDPAALDPWFLAGFLRGTANNRQASSYASTATRLDARRLQLPRLPLAEQQRYGAQFRALAAFEDALRLTGRLGGQLVQGMYDGLTDGTVTPK from the coding sequence GTGCCGGAGAACTCGACAGAGGTGACCGCGGCCGGGATCGCCCGGCTCGCGGGCGTGGGCCGCGCCGCCGTCAGCAACTGGCGCCGCCGCCACGCCGACTTCCCCAAGCCGGTCGGCGGCACGGAGACCAGCCCGTCCTTCGCCCTGCCGGAAGTCGAACAGTGGCTGCGCGACCAGGGGAAGCTCGCCGAGATCCCGCTCCGTGAACGGGTCTGGCAGCAACTGGCCGGGCACCCGGCCGGCGCCGTCCCCGCCCTCGTCCACGCGGGCTGCGCCCTGCTGCTCGTCCGGGACAGGCCCACCGCCTGGCTGGAGATCACCGCCGTGTCGGACGAGCGGATGGCCACGGTGCTGCACCTCGCCCTGACCGACCTGCTCGCCGCCCGCTTCGGTCCGGTCGCCGAGTCGGGCGACGGAAGCGGAGGCGGACCGAGCGGGTGCGTACGCGCTGTTCACACCCCCACCGCCGACGAACTCCTTCCGTCCGTTCCCCTGCTGCGCGCCACTGCCGAACTCGCCGCCGGGATCGGCGCCCGTCAGGCCTTCGAGTTCCTCCTCGGCCGCCAGCTCGACGCCAACCCGCGCCAGTTCACCCTCACCCCTCCGGACCTCGCCGAGCTGATGGCCGCCCTCGTGGAGACGGGCAGCCGGTCCGCCCGTACGGTCCTCGACCCGGCGACGGGAACCGGCGCCCTGCTGCGCGCCCTCAGCCGTCCGACCGCCCTGTACGGGCAGGATGCCGACCCCGACCTCGCTGCGCTCACCGCGCTCCGCCTCGCCCTGAACTCCACCGTCGAGAGCTGCACGGTCGCCGTGCGGACCGGCGACACCCTGCGCGCCGACGCGTTCCCACGGCTCGCCGTCGACGCCGTGCTCTGCCACCCGCCGTTCAACGAGCGCAACTGGGGGCACGACGAGCTCGCCTACGACCCCCGCTGGGAGTACGGCTTCCCCGCCCGTACGGAGTCCGAACTCGCCTGGGTCCAGCACGCGCTGGCGCATCTGCGCGAGGGCGGCACCGCCGTCCTGCTGATGCCCCCGGCCGCCGCGTCGCGCCGTTCCGGCCGCCGGATCCGTGCCGATCTGCTGCGCCGCGGTGCCCTTCGTGCCGTCGTCGCCCTTCCGGCCGGCGCAGCGCCCCCGTACGGCATCCCGCTCCACCTCTGGGTGCTGCGCAAGCCGGGCGCCGGTGTGCGCCCCTCACCGGAGCTGCTGCTCGTGGACACCGCCGAGCCCGCCGAACCGGCCGCGGCGACCGCTGCCGCCACCGCGTCGGGCGGGCGCGACCGGCTCGACTGGCAAGCGGTGCGCAGCGCCGTGCTGGACGCGTGGGAGCCGTTCGACCGGGCGGAGCGGACCGGTCCCGAGTCGGACGCCTCCCTCGGCCGGACCGGCCCGGACCGGCCGGGTGTCAGCCGGGTCGTCCCCGTCATCGAACTCCTGGACGACGATGTGGACCTGGCTCCCGCCCGCCATCTGCCCCCGCCGACGGCCGCCGGCGGGTCGGCCGAACTCACCCGCGTACGGGACCGGCTGACCGAGACGCTGCGGCTGACCGCCACTCTCACCCCGCCGCTCGCGGACCTCTCCGACCCGGCCCGCTGGCCTCTCACCACCGTCGGTGAACTCGCCCGTGCCGGCGCACTCCAGCTCCGCACCGGCGGCTCCGGCACCGGACCCGGACCCGTCCTCACGGAATACGACGTCCTGGGCTCCACCGCCCCCTCCGGAACACTTCCCGCCACCACCGACGGGCCGCCCGAGGAGCCGGTCCTCGTCGAGCCCGGTGATGTCGTCGTCCCCGTACTGGGCGGCGGCACCGTCGCCCGGGTGATCGACGAGGCCACCGCGGGCGCCGCACTGGGCCGCAACCTTCAGCTGCTGCGCCCCGATCCGGCCGCTCTCGACCCGTGGTTCCTCGCCGGTTTCCTGCGCGGCACCGCCAACAACCGGCAGGCCAGCAGTTACGCGTCGACCGCGACCCGGCTCGACGCCCGCCGCCTCCAGCTGCCGCGCCTGCCGCTCGCCGAACAGCAGCGGTACGGAGCGCAGTTCCGTGCCCTCGCCGCCTTCGAGGACGCGCTCCGGCTGACCGGCCGGCTCGGGGGACAGCTGGTCCAGGGGATGTACGACGGGCTGACAGACGGTACGGTCACGCCGAAGTGA
- a CDS encoding serine/threonine-protein kinase, translated as MSGRVIAGRYELATVLGQGGMGQVWTAYDQRLDRRVAVKLLRPDRVAGPGGSGAADELRRRFVRECRVTAQVDHPGLVTVHDAGNDDDDLFLVMQYVEGSDLADHLAEHDPYPWQWAVAVAAQLCAALSAVHAVPIVHRDLKPRNLMVRPDGTITVLDLGVASVLDNDTTRLTHTGTPIGSPAYMAPEQAMGGAVGPYTDLYALGVLLHELLSGDVPFAGSTALGVLHRHLYEPPLPVRQIRPEIPEPLEALVLRLLAKDPQHRPASAQEVYEHLTPLLPSRSTGLPSGPLDPTRPFLRPHAPWPDLVTTPPAAQPAPVAAKPDVAAAVDEVKQLLGQGRITQAVDILGGILPAAAEQHGEGSPVVRILRKQYAATLMDDGQYRRALPELRRLADDRAAEAGPADTQTLQYRYDAAQCLEQLGEPAAALAEYRAVLPYYENQYATGNDPARSFEIRQRIGYLLLAVGDHAAARGQLQALLYDTERMYGPHHPLPVELRRQLDRQMQVRGG; from the coding sequence TTGAGCGGACGCGTCATCGCCGGGCGGTACGAGCTGGCGACCGTCCTGGGCCAGGGCGGCATGGGCCAGGTCTGGACGGCGTACGACCAACGCCTCGACCGCAGGGTCGCGGTGAAGCTGCTCCGGCCCGACCGGGTCGCCGGACCCGGCGGCAGCGGTGCCGCCGACGAGCTGCGACGCCGGTTCGTGCGCGAGTGCCGGGTCACCGCCCAGGTGGACCATCCGGGTCTGGTCACCGTCCACGACGCGGGTAATGACGACGACGACCTGTTCCTCGTCATGCAGTACGTCGAGGGCTCCGACCTCGCCGACCATCTCGCCGAGCACGACCCGTATCCCTGGCAGTGGGCCGTCGCCGTGGCCGCCCAGCTCTGCGCCGCGCTCTCCGCCGTGCACGCCGTGCCGATCGTCCACCGCGACCTCAAGCCACGCAATCTGATGGTGCGCCCGGACGGCACGATCACCGTCCTCGATCTCGGCGTCGCCTCCGTCCTGGACAACGACACCACCCGGCTCACCCACACCGGTACGCCGATCGGTTCCCCGGCCTACATGGCGCCCGAGCAGGCGATGGGCGGCGCCGTCGGCCCGTACACCGACCTCTACGCGCTCGGTGTGCTGCTCCACGAACTGCTCAGCGGGGACGTGCCGTTCGCCGGATCCACCGCCCTCGGTGTGCTGCACCGCCACCTCTACGAGCCGCCGCTCCCGGTCCGGCAGATCCGACCCGAGATCCCCGAGCCGCTCGAAGCGCTCGTGCTGCGGCTGCTCGCCAAGGACCCGCAGCACCGTCCGGCGAGCGCCCAGGAGGTGTACGAGCACCTCACCCCGCTCCTCCCGTCCCGCTCCACGGGGCTGCCGTCCGGCCCGCTCGACCCGACCCGCCCGTTTCTGCGGCCGCACGCCCCGTGGCCCGACCTCGTCACCACTCCGCCCGCCGCGCAGCCGGCGCCGGTGGCCGCCAAACCGGATGTCGCGGCCGCCGTCGACGAGGTGAAGCAGCTGCTCGGACAGGGCAGGATCACCCAGGCCGTGGACATCCTCGGTGGCATCCTCCCGGCCGCGGCCGAACAGCACGGTGAGGGTTCGCCGGTGGTCCGCATCCTGCGCAAGCAGTACGCGGCGACGCTCATGGACGACGGGCAGTACCGTCGCGCCCTGCCCGAACTGCGCCGCCTCGCCGACGACCGCGCGGCGGAGGCCGGCCCGGCCGACACCCAGACGCTCCAGTACCGCTACGACGCGGCGCAATGCCTGGAGCAGCTGGGCGAACCGGCCGCCGCGCTCGCGGAGTACCGCGCGGTCCTGCCGTACTACGAGAACCAGTACGCGACGGGCAACGACCCGGCCCGTTCCTTCGAGATCCGTCAGCGCATCGGGTATCTGCTGCTCGCGGTCGGCGACCACGCGGCGGCGCGCGGACAGCTCCAGGCGCTGCTGTACGACACTGAGCGGATGTACGGGCCGCACCACCCACTGCCGGTGGAGCTGCGCCGCCAGCTCGACCGTCAGATGCAGGTCCGCGGCGGCTGA
- a CDS encoding YfhO family protein, producing MPTFRPRTAAVTLAALITTAAVCAGDAVARSFPFGPRTRSVNDLGNQFVPFHARLWDLLHGHADGGLLLNWSSGYGTSFLPDFGTYLSSPFALLVGVFPRDRIDLAVYVVTVVKMASAAAAMAFLLLTLRGGRWWLAGVLGGSYALCGWSVAEASYNPMWLDGLIALPLLCLVGEWARTGRHRLVAPLLVAVVWVANFYTAYMATLGAALVLVVRLLTEGEKGPGRAKAAIRVLARAAGSVLVGIGLAAPVLIPVYLGTKHAYPGWDQTFQPAAWPDVLARLFPGTYGFFTPALFLSAVALLPACALAFQRGVPRRERWAWAGLVAGVGLSLQWGPTHLLWHAFATPNGSPYRQTFVLAGLVVIAAWISVSYGPPGPRALLGGGAVLALIAAGAAFSDLATHRSYLLFAAGLVATAAALALPARGRRAGLVAVLLTGALLGQAAATAALADRQRLARLDHYAPWGERQRVQADAVARADGWPRYRTDPGGERTTANDPLLVGGQGGAYYSSHTPAVLTRTLAALGAGWTSNGRAMQSMDNPVTDAIFSVGARVHGPRDPDQRWDTPDDRPVTVARQQVPPLVTVRQPGAAPSFGPSPFRNQESLLGSRVYTVPRTALRTVSGAPVEEQGDRTHRVGRGTYRLTALCPAGSEVYLWAPGVFGSARVSDQPGAGRQTELRGLLPARRAAMEPLGQIVGPDGQVVVTLRSLRAGTLPDEALGCLDRDRLAAATTGLRRTGATSVHVTDDGIRAELPPGSSGTVVLAAPRIAGWSCEGRPADSYLGLVAVPVPAHASSVDCTFRPPGLRAGSTVGAGALLVLAGAAVWGARVRRRAGRQDLVLAGPD from the coding sequence ATGCCGACTTTCCGTCCCCGCACGGCCGCGGTCACGCTCGCCGCATTGATCACCACGGCCGCCGTGTGCGCGGGTGACGCCGTGGCCCGCAGCTTTCCGTTCGGGCCGCGCACCCGGAGCGTCAATGATCTCGGCAATCAGTTCGTGCCGTTCCACGCCCGGCTCTGGGACCTGCTGCACGGACACGCCGACGGCGGGCTGCTCCTGAACTGGTCCTCCGGATACGGCACCAGCTTCCTGCCGGACTTCGGCACCTACCTGAGCAGCCCGTTCGCACTGCTCGTCGGGGTCTTCCCGCGGGACCGCATCGACCTCGCGGTGTACGTGGTGACCGTGGTGAAGATGGCGTCCGCCGCGGCAGCGATGGCATTCCTGCTGCTGACACTGCGGGGCGGGCGCTGGTGGCTGGCCGGGGTGCTCGGCGGCTCGTACGCGTTGTGCGGCTGGTCGGTCGCCGAGGCGTCGTACAACCCGATGTGGCTGGACGGTCTGATCGCCCTGCCACTGCTCTGTCTGGTCGGTGAGTGGGCCCGGACGGGACGCCATCGCCTGGTGGCTCCGCTGCTCGTCGCGGTGGTGTGGGTCGCCAACTTCTATACGGCGTACATGGCGACCCTGGGGGCCGCCCTGGTGCTGGTGGTACGTCTGCTGACGGAGGGCGAGAAGGGACCCGGGCGGGCGAAGGCTGCGATACGGGTGCTGGCGCGGGCGGCCGGGAGCGTGCTGGTGGGGATCGGGCTCGCGGCGCCCGTCCTGATTCCCGTCTACCTGGGCACGAAACACGCCTACCCCGGCTGGGACCAGACGTTCCAGCCCGCTGCCTGGCCCGATGTGCTCGCCCGGCTGTTCCCCGGCACGTACGGCTTCTTCACCCCCGCCCTCTTCCTGAGCGCCGTCGCGCTGCTTCCGGCCTGCGCACTCGCCTTCCAGCGGGGTGTACCGCGGCGCGAACGGTGGGCGTGGGCAGGGCTGGTGGCGGGGGTCGGGCTGTCGCTGCAGTGGGGGCCGACCCATCTCCTCTGGCACGCGTTCGCGACGCCCAACGGCAGTCCGTACCGGCAGACGTTCGTGCTCGCCGGTCTGGTGGTGATCGCTGCCTGGATCTCGGTCTCGTACGGACCGCCGGGGCCCCGGGCCCTGCTCGGCGGAGGCGCCGTGCTGGCGCTGATCGCGGCAGGGGCGGCCTTCAGCGACCTGGCCACGCACCGGTCGTACCTGCTGTTCGCGGCCGGTCTGGTGGCGACGGCCGCCGCGCTCGCCCTGCCCGCCCGGGGCCGTCGGGCGGGTCTCGTCGCCGTGCTGCTGACCGGTGCGCTGCTGGGACAGGCCGCGGCGACCGCCGCGCTCGCCGACCGGCAGCGCCTGGCCCGGCTCGATCACTACGCGCCCTGGGGCGAGCGGCAACGCGTACAGGCCGACGCGGTGGCCCGCGCGGACGGCTGGCCCCGCTACCGCACCGACCCCGGTGGGGAGCGGACCACCGCCAACGATCCGCTGCTCGTGGGCGGTCAGGGCGGCGCGTACTACAGCAGCCATACGCCGGCCGTACTGACCCGCACGCTCGCCGCCCTCGGCGCCGGCTGGACGTCCAACGGCCGGGCCATGCAGAGCATGGACAACCCTGTCACCGACGCGATCTTCTCGGTCGGTGCTCGGGTCCACGGGCCGCGTGACCCGGACCAGCGTTGGGACACACCGGACGACCGGCCGGTGACGGTGGCCCGGCAGCAGGTGCCGCCGCTGGTGACGGTGCGCCAACCAGGCGCGGCGCCGTCCTTCGGCCCGTCGCCGTTCCGGAACCAGGAGTCGCTGCTCGGTTCACGGGTCTATACCGTGCCGCGGACGGCGCTCCGGACGGTGAGCGGCGCTCCGGTCGAGGAACAGGGCGACCGCACCCACCGGGTGGGGCGCGGCACATACCGGCTGACCGCCCTCTGTCCGGCAGGCAGCGAGGTCTATCTGTGGGCGCCCGGAGTGTTCGGCTCGGCTCGGGTGAGCGATCAGCCGGGGGCGGGCCGGCAGACCGAGCTCCGGGGCCTGCTGCCGGCCCGCCGCGCGGCGATGGAACCACTTGGACAGATCGTGGGCCCCGACGGGCAGGTCGTGGTCACGCTGCGGTCCCTCCGTGCCGGGACCCTGCCGGACGAGGCCCTCGGCTGTCTGGACCGGGACCGGCTGGCCGCGGCCACGACCGGACTGCGGCGCACAGGAGCGACGTCCGTCCACGTCACCGATGACGGCATCCGGGCCGAACTGCCGCCCGGAAGCAGCGGAACCGTCGTGCTCGCCGCGCCCCGGATCGCGGGCTGGAGCTGCGAGGGGCGCCCCGCGGACTCCTATCTGGGACTGGTCGCGGTGCCGGTCCCCGCCCACGCGTCCTCCGTGGACTGCACGTTCCGGCCGCCCGGGCTGCGGGCCGGTTCGACGGTCGGAGCAGGTGCGCTGCTCGTGCTGGCCGGGGCGGCGGTGTGGGGTGCGCGGGTGCGACGACGCGCCGGACGGCAGGACCTCGTACTGGCGGGACCGGACTGA
- a CDS encoding glycosyltransferase family 2 protein, whose product MLISLVVPCFNEEEILERFHARATDEMSRLGHDFQIVYVDDGSADRTLLILEELAVADPRIRYLSFSRNFGKEAAMLAGLQHADGDAVVIMDADLQHPPELVGRMLEEHAHGYDQVIARRNRKGDRVTRTLGARAYYWLINRLVDVELVDGVGDFRLLSRRTVDAVLELTEYNRFSKGLFAWVGFRTTTFGYENAVREKGSSAWTLGKLLNYGLDGLLSFNNKPLRAALYLGMALMSVAFAYAAWIVGVALVKGVDTPGYVTLIVVVTALAGVQMVIVGVVGEYVGRIYYEVKRRPHFLVKASNTGVPNQQRPREFVRR is encoded by the coding sequence GTGCTGATCTCGTTGGTAGTGCCTTGTTTCAACGAGGAGGAAATCCTCGAACGTTTCCATGCCCGTGCCACGGACGAAATGAGCCGGCTGGGGCATGATTTCCAGATTGTCTACGTCGACGACGGCAGTGCGGACCGCACGCTGCTGATCCTGGAGGAGCTGGCGGTAGCGGACCCGCGGATCCGCTACCTCTCCTTCAGCCGCAATTTCGGCAAGGAAGCCGCCATGCTCGCCGGCCTCCAGCACGCCGACGGCGATGCGGTCGTCATCATGGACGCCGACCTTCAGCACCCGCCCGAGCTCGTCGGCCGCATGCTGGAGGAGCACGCCCACGGCTACGACCAGGTGATCGCCCGCCGCAACCGCAAGGGCGACCGCGTCACCCGCACCCTCGGGGCCCGCGCCTACTACTGGCTGATCAATCGCCTGGTGGACGTGGAGCTGGTCGACGGGGTCGGTGACTTCCGGCTGCTGTCCCGGCGTACCGTCGACGCGGTCCTCGAACTCACCGAGTACAACCGTTTCTCCAAGGGTCTGTTCGCCTGGGTCGGATTCCGGACGACGACCTTCGGATACGAGAATGCCGTCCGTGAGAAGGGCAGTTCCGCCTGGACGCTCGGGAAGCTTCTCAACTACGGGCTCGACGGGCTGCTCTCCTTCAACAACAAGCCGCTGCGCGCCGCCCTGTACCTGGGGATGGCGCTGATGTCCGTCGCCTTCGCCTATGCCGCCTGGATCGTCGGCGTCGCCCTGGTGAAGGGTGTGGACACGCCCGGCTATGTCACGCTGATCGTCGTGGTCACGGCGCTCGCCGGGGTCCAGATGGTGATAGTGGGTGTCGTCGGCGAGTACGTCGGCCGCATCTATTACGAGGTGAAGCGGCGCCCGCACTTCTTGGTGAAGGCGTCCAATACCGGCGTACCGAATCAGCAGCGGCCGCGGGAGTTCGTACGCCGATGA
- a CDS encoding GtrA family protein codes for MTVTAQMARFALVGVVNTGTYYGFYLALLSVLPYLAAHVIAFALSMIGSFLLNSYFTYRTRPTWRKFLLFPLTNAANFVITTGGVWLLVDRAGFSSRYAPLVAAVAAIPITFVVSRAIMLRPDVRPEAVERVR; via the coding sequence ATGACGGTCACGGCCCAGATGGCCCGCTTCGCACTCGTCGGCGTCGTGAACACCGGTACGTACTACGGCTTCTACCTGGCCCTGCTGTCAGTGCTGCCGTATCTGGCCGCGCATGTGATCGCGTTCGCGTTGAGCATGATCGGTTCGTTCCTGCTGAACTCGTACTTCACGTACCGGACCCGGCCCACCTGGCGGAAGTTCCTGCTCTTCCCGCTCACCAACGCCGCCAACTTCGTCATCACGACCGGTGGTGTCTGGCTGCTGGTCGACCGTGCCGGCTTCAGCAGCCGCTACGCACCACTGGTCGCGGCGGTGGCGGCCATCCCGATCACCTTTGTGGTCTCCCGCGCGATCATGCTGCGGCCGGACGTGAGGCCCGAAGCGGTCGAACGCGTGCGCTGA
- a CDS encoding SurA N-terminal domain-containing protein, protein MHRRRRTALVVSAAMLVAGPLLSACGNQAHPGAAAVVGGDRIEVSTVQAQVAEVRTAQRESDQSVQLISKSGQLGRAKLHGLIFDRILDKAAADANVTVSRKEIQEMQQSAATQSGGEEQLRTTMLEQSWVAPEQIEAVLREQVQLTKLAQALGADLQQPAGQKAVGDALTAASKSLHIDVNPRFGTWDDKQTQLANYKAPWITQVTKPAQQEAAAGA, encoded by the coding sequence TTGCACCGCCGCCGTCGCACCGCGCTCGTCGTCTCCGCCGCCATGCTCGTCGCGGGGCCGCTGCTCTCCGCCTGCGGGAACCAGGCCCACCCAGGTGCCGCAGCCGTGGTCGGAGGGGACCGGATCGAGGTGTCCACCGTGCAGGCCCAGGTGGCGGAGGTACGCACCGCGCAGCGCGAGTCCGACCAGTCCGTCCAGCTCATCAGCAAGTCGGGGCAGCTCGGCCGGGCCAAGCTGCACGGGCTGATCTTCGACCGGATCCTGGACAAGGCCGCCGCGGACGCGAACGTGACGGTCAGCCGCAAGGAGATCCAGGAGATGCAGCAGTCGGCGGCCACCCAGTCCGGGGGAGAGGAACAGCTGCGGACGACGATGCTCGAGCAGAGCTGGGTCGCCCCGGAGCAGATCGAGGCCGTCCTGCGCGAGCAGGTCCAGCTGACGAAGCTGGCCCAGGCGCTCGGCGCCGACCTGCAGCAGCCCGCCGGGCAGAAGGCCGTCGGCGACGCACTCACCGCGGCATCGAAGTCGCTGCACATCGACGTCAACCCGCGCTTCGGTACCTGGGACGACAAGCAGACCCAGCTCGCCAACTACAAGGCCCCGTGGATCACCCAGGTCACCAAGCCCGCCCAGCAGGAAGCCGCAGCAGGCGCGTAG
- a CDS encoding nucleoside triphosphate pyrophosphohydrolase: MNAEDPGRIVLLTASHRVAPGLLSWPAWQTLHAADRVLCAEQDHAQLPYLREAGVTVEHTAPTAQELVDACAGGRTVVVVTGGEGNQPLTDGLARLAGSGRVQMPNLELLPGSYDLPGARLLDLVQVMDRIRAECPWTSQKTHQGLAKYAIEEAYELVEAIEDGDRDELREELGDVLLQVVFHARIAEEDEDQPFSVDDVAATLVEKLIHRHPHVFGDETAETPEDVHAHWLRTKAIEKQRDSVTDGVPLGQPGLALAAKLAGRVRTAGLDVALPAGDGIGYELLALAVRAEQDGTDPEAALRAAGRAYRDAILAAEGNG; the protein is encoded by the coding sequence GTGAACGCTGAAGATCCCGGTCGTATCGTCCTGCTCACCGCCAGCCACCGGGTCGCGCCCGGGCTGCTGTCCTGGCCGGCCTGGCAGACGCTGCACGCCGCCGACCGGGTGCTCTGCGCCGAGCAGGACCACGCCCAGCTGCCGTATCTGCGCGAGGCGGGCGTCACCGTCGAGCACACCGCGCCCACCGCGCAGGAGCTCGTCGACGCCTGCGCCGGCGGCCGGACCGTCGTGGTCGTCACCGGCGGCGAGGGCAACCAGCCGCTGACGGACGGCCTGGCCCGGCTCGCCGGATCGGGCCGGGTGCAGATGCCGAACCTGGAGCTGCTGCCCGGCTCGTACGATCTGCCGGGCGCCCGCCTCCTCGATCTCGTCCAGGTCATGGACCGAATCAGGGCCGAGTGTCCGTGGACGTCGCAGAAGACCCACCAGGGACTCGCCAAGTACGCCATCGAGGAGGCGTACGAGCTGGTCGAGGCGATCGAGGACGGCGACCGTGACGAGCTGCGCGAGGAACTCGGGGACGTACTCCTTCAGGTCGTCTTCCACGCCAGGATCGCGGAGGAGGACGAGGACCAGCCGTTCTCCGTCGACGACGTCGCGGCCACCCTCGTCGAGAAGCTGATCCACCGCCATCCGCACGTCTTCGGCGACGAGACCGCCGAGACCCCGGAGGACGTGCACGCGCACTGGCTGCGCACCAAGGCCATAGAGAAACAGCGCGACTCGGTCACCGACGGGGTGCCGCTCGGCCAGCCAGGCCTGGCGCTGGCGGCGAAGCTGGCCGGCCGGGTCCGTACCGCCGGACTCGATGTGGCGCTCCCCGCGGGGGACGGCATCGGGTACGAGCTCCTCGCCCTCGCCGTACGCGCGGAACAGGACGGCACCGACCCCGAGGCCGCACTGCGGGCCGCCGGCCGTGCCTACCGGGACGCGATCCTCGCGGCGGAGGGCAACGGATAA